Below is a genomic region from Mustela lutreola isolate mMusLut2 chromosome 1, mMusLut2.pri, whole genome shotgun sequence.
CGATGGGTCTACATATTCCCTCCTGCCCTGAGTCTGTTCCGAGAAAGATAGAAAGCTTTATCTTTCTCCGCAACTTCCCCACTTTCCAAAGCTGCTGCTGGCCTTCTGACCACTGACGCCACCCTCCCTCACCCCGTCTCTACTGCCACTCTGGTGGGTAGGACAGTGGGGGATTGTGTAATGAGTGACCATGGCCCTCCTGGGTCAGGGATTTGGAGCCTGGGGGGGCGGGTGTGACTCACAGGACGGTCCCTTCCTTCAGAACTGGCTTGCAGGAGCATGAGGAGCTCTGACAGCCTGGGTCCCTCATTGTCTCACCTGGCATGCACTAAGCAAACAGTACCCACTCTGTCCAAATACTGGGGAGGCTATAAAATTGAGTAAGACGTGGCTCCTCAACCTGAGAGAGCTCAGAGTCTGTCAAGCTCCCAAACAAAATGCTGAAACCAGATGTTTCTCATCTTGGTGTTTCTCATCCTGCTGGGACTCACGACTGATTACCACAAGGCTCATCCTTCATTTCctacttggggggaggggggttggcgGTTCACGGCCCCAGCAAGGAAGCCCTGGGCAAAGCAATAAACTAACAACCTTTGATGCAAAGACTTGAATCTTAGAACTGGAGGTGGGGGGCATCGTCATCTATTCCAATCCCCTCTTCCCCCCATGGGGAAGTGACTAGCCATCACACCACACATCGGTGACAAAGTTGAGTCACCTGCTCCCAGGTGAGCGAGGTGGTCTCCAAGTGAACTTTTCCAGTGGCTCTTGGCTCCCCAGAGCTAGCAGGAAAGACCTCCTTACTCACAGTGGCCATTCGGATGTCCATTCCTGGGACTAGCAGCAAGTCAGGGTACCACCTTCCAGGAGCACAAGGCCACAGTTACAGGTCAAGGTTATAGCAGCCACATTCCCAAGACCACTACCCTCTTTGGaatagaggtggggaggggcagctggcaaagaggaagagaagagaagctgATGTGACTTTGAAGCAATAAGGAATCAGCCAACACTCATTCCCAAACTTGGGATGGCAGCCTTCAGCCCAGTGCAGCCAATCTCCCTAAATCTTGGGCTAGCCAATCCCTGAGAGGGTAGCTCTGGGCCTTAGGGCTTTCATGTGGAGACCAGAAGGGATGACAGGATGGACTCTAGGGGCAGCCTGCCCTTATTCCCGGCAGCAAAGTTAGAAGGTCAGTCTGGTAGACAGGAGATTCCCCTGCTGCCTCGGTGAGGGAGAAAGCACACCACagctttccctctgtccctgtgtcCTCCTGACCTCATGGCAGCCAGAGATGGCCCACAGCACAGACtcacccagcccctgccctcactCTGCTGGGCCCAAGCGGTGCACATCTCTTCCTTGTTCCCTCTAGAGGAGCACTTCGTGGTGGCCCTGTATGACTACAGCTCGGTGAATGACAGGGACCTGCAGATGCTGAAGGGGGAGAAGCTGCAGATACTGAAGGAGTAAGTTCCTGGAATGCGGTCCTGTGGTCAGGGGACTCTGAGGCTCCCTATCACAGTGGGACAGCCACCCAGCCGTCCAGTCCAGTCACCCACCATTTCTTTTTACCTTGACCCAGTTTTCTCCTTCGATCTACCATTCCACAGTCTTTCTCACAAGGTGGCTTCCACTCACTATCTCCCACTTCACTGTCAAAATCATACTTCTCCTTCAAAACTACCTCCAacatcacctcctccatgaagccctcCTGATGGGCACAGCGCTTGCCTGGCTGCTCTGCCACAGGTTTGTGTGTCTCCCTTGCCAGCCAGAACCTCGCACAGGATTCTGCTCATGAAATCATCTTTACTTAATTTCTAGGGCTCCCTCTCAGAAACTCCTCCAaagtctgctctctctctaacgTTGGGCTTGTTCTGTGGAGCCTGGAGGTTCTGCTTTTGTTCTTGAAGTTCTGCGATGGCCTTGAGCCCAAAGCACAAAAGCCTCGACCTTCTAGGCACACGTGGGCTGCCCGGCTCCTCCTTTGGGCAGCATCTCTCCTCCTGCTATTGTCTTTCCTCTCTGGTCCCGACGCACTCACTAAACTCTCAATCTGTCCCATTAACCAAGAGGAAGGCTACTCACGGAAGACAGGGGCCCTCTGGCGTGGTCAGGCTGTCTGGACAAACTCTTCCTCTGGAGTCTTCACCAACCCCTTCCTCCCTGGACCAGTCTGTGAGATGCTCAACAAGTTAGcacctccccactgagcaactcATACCAGTTCCTTCTCATCTGCCCTCTGCATCCTCTGCCTCAGGGATGAGATTGGAGTTGGGGAAGGGCTGTGAGCGCCCCCCAGAGATACCCACAGGAGTCACTATGCCATTTTGGTTTTCCCTTCTCTGTAGAGTTGGAGACTGGTGGTTGGCCAGGTCTCTCATCACTGGAAGAGAAGGCTATGTGCCCAGCAACTTTGTGGCCCGAGTGGAGACCTTGGAAGTGGAAAAGTAGGTGGACACACGGAGGGCCCTTCAAAGCCGAGGCCCACTTTTTGCTTCCCCCCTGggggctgctgggcagggaggggtcggAAAGGGACTGAAAGGTGAGCCTCTGGGAGCATAGCATGGAGGGAGCTAGAAAGGGGCTGCTGGGGAAGTATTATCCACAGACCCAGACAGCCTGGTGCTCAGGGAACTACTTCTCTGTGCTCACCTCActcttcccatctgtgaaatggaactgCTCCTCCCCTGATTTATTTGGATGTAAACGTCCCTACAGGCCCATGACCTTGCAAGCTAACCTTGAGGCACGATGATCAGCCCCCTCTCCTTCAGGGCCTCCGACAGGCAGGACTCAGGGGTACTCACAGCGTGGTGGCCTCGCTCAGAATTGGCCTCCAGAAAGCAGTACTCCTCAGAACCCTCATAACCCACTTCTGCACAGTACCAGTCACTCATTCCCTCCTACAACATGCACTGAACAAACAGAACCCAGACTCTGACTCTGTCCACATGTGGAGAAAGCTGTAGAAATGAGTAAGATGGGGCTTTTTCCCTGAAAGAGCTGAGAGTCTGTTAAACTCGTGAGCAAAGTGCTGGAACTGGGTTAGTGGCCTTACCTGGTATCCCTCATCCAGCGATGGTCGCCCTTGGGAGGATGTTCTGTCTGGCACTGCCAGGCCTGCACCTCTCCCTGGAAGAGTGTATGGGGTCATGGACACTAACTTCCACACTGATTGGTCCCTGCTTGAGAGGAACATGGCGGGAATCTGTGCTCTGAGGGTCTCAGCACTTTGTGGAATTCAGACTTGACCTCAAGGAGGATCAAACAAAGAGCACCCAAAAATGTTCTCAGTTCAAGAAAGCAGTAAGTCCATCCGCTGAtggcaaataaaaagaaaaggaggccCAGGGGCCAAAGGGCATTTCATGAATCAAGATGTGAGGAGTGTTGTTATTTCAGGGTTAACCTGAAAACAGGAAAACGctattttggggggcaggggggtgtaCAGCTTAGAAGGGGGGCATGGATAAGAGTATTCCAAGGAGTATGTTCAGCCTCTGAGATCTGcctgccttttctctttcccagatGGTTCTTTAGATCAATTAGCCGGAAAGATGCTGAGAGGCAGCTTCTGGCTCCAATCAATAAGGCGGGCTCCTTTCTTATCAGAGAGAGTGAAACCAACAAAGGTAAGCATGGTGCCCAGTGCAGTCCCCAGgaagccccctcccacccccgagGCTGCTTCTGGGAATGCCAGCCAGGGGAACCTAGAGGCTTCCGGGTCTCCTGTCTCCCTTTCAGTTCAGGCCCTGCCTGGCCAGCCAATCTAGTGTCCAGAAGCTGAGTGTGAGGCTATGGTGCCAACAGGTGTCCATTGGCTGGGCTGGACATGAATAGGGTGCAGGTAAGAGAGGCAGCTAGAGAGCTGCTCCCGTCCAGGCCACTGTGCATCGTCTCTGGCTcagtggggacactgaggctggTGAGGtctgaagagagggagagacccaGAGCCACGTTTTGGAACCAAAGGATTTGGGAGCCCATAGACCGCTTAGAAATCATCTCAGCCGAGGCACTTACAGGCACCTGGAAGGTGACAGAGTTTGGAGAAAGGCCCGTGGCTGGGTATGAAAGACTGGGGTGGCCATTGTGGAGAATGGGGAGCACGCATGGATTCAAACCCCCCGATTGACCAAAACATTTCTGCCACCGCCCGCAGGCCACcgggctttctctttctctttcatttggttttctctccttctttccttcttaaagTTCCCTTTGTTATGACATATAAAGCATACAAAACTTGCATAAATTATAAGTGAGCGTATAATTACAGGAAACACCTGTGCAGCCACAGGAGCGCGAACATTCCAGACATCCACAGCCCTTCTCACCACTCCACTTGTGTGACTCAACCTACCCCTCCCCCAAGAGAAATCATGGCTATCTCAACTCTTaaagaaattctcttttctttttcttatttttttaaagattttatttatttatttgagagggagagtgctCACAAAcagagggaaggacagaaggagaagcagactccccactgagcagggagcccaatgctagTTCTATCCCTGGaccttgggattgtgacctgagctgaaggcagatgtttaactgactgagccacccagggaccccaacttTTAGGGAAATCCTTTCTTGCCTTTCCTTATGGCTTTACCACCCATGGTTCCCATATTCTTCAACTTGATGCAAGTGGAatcatactatttttatttttatatgtcttgTCCCTTCCACTTGACATTGTTTGTTACAGTCTATATTAATTTACTAGGCCTGCTGTCATAAAGTACCAGAAACTGGGGTGGACGGCTTCACAGAAAGAAACTGTGTCATGGTGCTGGAGGCTGGCAGTCCTAGATAGAGTTGGTGGcaggattggtttcttctgaggcttctctccttggcttgtagatagTCACCTTCTACCTGACAGACCTCCTGACCTGGTCTgtcctcagtctgtttcctaatCTCCTTTTCTAATAAGGGcaccagtcatgttggattagTCAACCTGTCTCCCCACCAATGACTTCAGTAGTTACCTCTTTAAAGCTCCCATCTCCAAATAGAGTCACATTCTGAGCTACTGgaggacttcaacataggaattttgagggacacaattcagcccataacaggtACCCTCATGTTGTTGAGGAGTGGTCCGTTCACATTCACTGCTCTACAGAACCCAGCATATGAATATTCTGTAAGctgttcctcctttctgatgTTGGGAGACATACACTGTTTCCAGCTTGCAGCTATTATGAACGGGTTGCTCTGGACCTTATTATATATGCTTCCTGGTACATATTTGCCATCTTTGGGATGCTGAGCCAATAGCCCCATttgaaagatgaggaaactgagtccctaaGGGAAGAAATGACTCCCATGAGGCCAACAGTGAACAGGGATCAGAGGATCAGAGCCCAAGTCATCTAAGAGACTTTACAAGGTCTACAGTGCGTCTGGCAGGCCTGTCGTGAGCTGATGGAGGTGAATATCCCTGAGTAAGATGAAGGAAGCCTTTGTTCATCATGATGTGGCACATAAGGACCTCTTACGCCCTTGTGGCCAATTTTTAACTGGAGGAGAGGTGGTGACAGTGAcatcagaggaggaagggaagagatgatggCTGGGCTGCAAGCTGGTTCCCTGTGGTTGGGGCAATGAGAGGAGACAGAGGTTCTGCTTAGTGGGAGCACCCCGCCAGCCTCGTCCTCCAGCTCCATCACAGCTTGAGAACCACAGCGAGCGGAAGCCCCAGAGCAGCAAACAAGGGGCAAAGAGAGCTGCTCATTATACCCTGGGAGGCTCAGGGGAGATCCCGAAGCCTCCCTGCCCTTcaaagggtcagggccaggttgaGGAGGTGGGGGGTGCATTGGTCAGTTGGGTGTTCTATATAAAATTTCCGGAACTGTACCAGTGGATGAATTAAatccatatatatctatatatggatATTGCCATATTGCCACTACTCCATTTTGGCAAAGCACTTTTGACCAAGAAGCGATATGGGAATCACTGGAGATGAcatacctgttttgtttttagagaataTTTCAAATATGTACAGAAGTAGAGAGAAGAGTATGATGGAACCCCTTGTGCCCACATTCTGCTTGGACAGTGATGTCTCAGTCAATCCTATTTTCTGTATATTCCCACCCACCCCTACTATGTTGACACAAGTCCCAGAATCATGTGATCTCGCCCTGGACATGATGTCTTAGTCATTGTCTATTGCTAAGGTGCCTTCTGGAAGAGAGGGACCCCCTAACCTCAGGATGGAGGAAGGGGTGCTCTAAAGGTGGGGGTATCCCTCTTGTCCTTGCCCACCATGGGGAAGCTAGTCCAAGCTGGAAATTGGCCAGTTTGAGGCAGGGCTGCAGGACTACCTCAGCATCATCAAGCCCACACACATAGACGGACACAGACACATTTGCACACATGCTCCTCAGAACTCCGAAGCAAGTGCCCTCCCTCTGCATCTGAAAACTGCAGCCAGCGGATGGAAGACAGGGAAGGAACGCTGCCCACAGAAGCCGGGGAAATGAATTCTCACCCTGTATTGCCTCTGTCATTCTCTTAGCCTCTCAAACCTCTGTTTATGGGTACCTGGGTGAGGATCAGCTAGTTTCCCAGTCTGAAGGCAGACAGTTCTGCGGGCATTAAATCTCAATCTCTGGGAGCCCTGAACCAGCAGTTGAAAGTATTTGGAGGAATAACAATAAGAAGAATATTAAACTGTGAAAAGAAATGGGGGACAGGCCCTTGGATGAACCCCAGGCAAGCTAGAAGCCCTAAATCATGAGCTCTGGTAGCAGCATCGTGGGGAAGAGAGCAGGGTCTCCTAGGCTTCTTATGATGCAGCCTACACGATGTccagctgaaaagaaaaaaaaaaaaaaaaaaaaaaaagaggaggggggaagaaagGCCCTCTTCCTCACTACCGGGGTGGTGCAAGGTTCCATGAACTCATTAGAGCCACTCTCAGGTTGCACTTACCGGGGCAAGGCAGGGGAGACAGTTTGCAGCGAGCAGGGTGGAGCTGCGGTCGCGGACGTGGGATGGGCCTGGCGACAGCaagatgcacacacacatcttGCATGGTTTGTAAGTAGGTGATGAGAGGCGCAATAGctaagggaggggagagggaaaggtggtttgtgagggagacaaacagCACCGCGGAAAAACCAGGCGTGCACACCCAGAAGAAGAGGCGTCCGAGCCTGACACCTAGCGGTGGAGCTTTGTAAAAGCTTCCTATCGGAGGGGGGAACCCTCAGCTGGCCACTAGCATTCCCCTtcctgacctcagtttcctcatcttcccATTAAGAGTAGCGGGCGTGTTACCCAGTGAGCTGGACAGAGACATTTTATGAGAACATCAAGTCGTGGAAAGACGTTTCTCCAGTGGAAACTCTTGCCCCCTAAATTGCTCTTAACCTTTAGCATCTGCTATCCTTGTCTGCAGGCAGACAGTAATATACATGACAAGGTACAGAGATGTTTATAAATTTGAACAGAATTCCTGGGAAATAGGTTATTATATTCTCCTCCACGGACATGAGTGCTTAAGTTTGGTGTTTGCTATTCCTTGTGGGAGCAGCGCCAGCCTTTTCAGCTAGAATGAGTGAGTTGAATGAATCCAGGAATCAATCAATCCTCTAGTTCCTTCAATAACTCTACATTTCTCAATAAATAGTCCATGGCAAAGGGGGGTCCCTGGATGACCAGATGTCCAAGTAGGGGACAGCATGTTTGcttcagagttctgggattcCCTGGCTTGGAGAGAAACATCAAGGTCTGAGTTGGGTGGCGAGGATAGGGGAGGCTTTCTGGAGGGCTGAGGTTGAGATGAAAGAAAGGTAACTTATGGTGGGAAGAGTTAAAGTGGAGGGCAGAATTTGGGTGGTTTTGAAATGAAGCCCAAATCTCAACCCTGATTTTCCCCTCTGTATGCCTTATCACTTTATTACTCCTCTAGGTGCCTTTTCCTTGACTGTGAAGGATGTGACCACCCAGGGGGAGATGATCAAACACTACAAGATCCGCTCCCTGGATGAAGGGGGCTATTACATCTCCCCCCGCATCACCTTCCCTACACTCCAGGCTTTGGTGCAGCATTATTCTCGTAAGAGGGGAGGATGTGACCGGGGTGCAGAGGAGCCCTTCGATCTATCACTAGATCTCAAGATCATGTGAATCACTGGTGCCATCGTAGGGGAGGGGGCTATCCCAAAGCTGGACAAGTATCGGCACAGTGATTCAAAGTCGATTTCCCTAATCCCTTCTACTGGCTCACTCATCGTGTGACCACTTGGAGCATAACGAGGATTTTCAGTCTTAGAGCAGGTCAATGACAGCATGCCTTGCTTTATGCAAAATGAATGCAAATGCAGAGAGTGTGTACAGCAAATGTGAACACAGGCATATGTGTACTTGGACATGGGAGTGTGGTTGGCAAAAACAAGAAAGGGACACAGCTGGGAAGAATATGGTTCCCGAGGGAGACCTGTGATTAGGCTACTCTGGTAATCTCCAGCTCcatctcttcttccctaatgcagagaaaggggatggTTTATGCCAGAGGCTGACCCAACCCTGTGTGAGTCTGGCTCCCCAAAACCCCTGGGCCCAGGATGAATGGGAAATCCCCCGGCAGTCTCTCAAGCTGGTCAGGAAACTCGGGTCTGGGCAGTTTGGCGATGTCTGGATGGGTGAGTATGTGGCCAGaagcctctctctccctgccctgtgtCCTGAAGCACAGAAGGCTCAGGGTATGCACACTGTATTGTGCTTCCCCAGAAAGCTTGTTTGGGAGAAGGGCCAGAGGCGATggtacccatttcacagatgaggtaaTGAAGGCAATCCTAAGACACTGCAGTGACTTGGCCTCCACTGTCAGGACACCATGGTGGTGCTGTAGGAACAGACTCCAGCTCTCCCAACACCTTAGTTGGTTCCTTCCCTCACTCTTCACTGCCTGGGGCTAGTCTGCCATGGATGGACTGGTCTGTGAACTTGAACATCTGGCTAACTCCTCTTAGCTTTGGTTTGCCAGATGGAAATGACCTGCTCAACATGGTCAATGGTGACCCAGGAGCTCCAGAAGTCTAATAATAGACCAAGCCACTGCTTGTAGCTGGGTGACAAGCGAGGTCACTGAGCTCTCCAGTCCCTGTACGTGTAGCGGACGACCACTCTTGTACTCACCAAGAGCACTAGCAGACTATGAAAGGCAGTGCTTTATTTTATTCCTGGACCAGTCCATAGCTCTGGGGCATGATCCCCAGGTGAGATCCACCTGTGTCCCCAAACCCTCCTCCAGCAACCGGGACTGATGCCTGAAACACCTATGTGCGGAGCCCTACATAGGTCCTTGCAAAGATCTCCTGAGAAGGGTGTGTcaattattatttatcttttaccTTTCAGGGTGGATGGGGGAGCTTGATGGAGGAGAACGTGGTTGGAGGAAAATGTGGGTGGGGGAGAATGTGGAGGTACAGGGGAAGGAAACTTGCAGGGCacagaaaggagggaaagaggtCTACAAGCCACCTCTGCCTCCTCGGCAGTGTTGCCATGGGCTGTGATGCCCATTTCCAGGCTGAAGGTATCGTGTGGTAGAAGAGACTCGCGTCGGGAGAGGAGCAGGCTATAGGAAGGACAGAAGGGACACGACACACCAGGACAGACCTGGCGCAGGGGCGAGGAGGTAAAGCAGCCTCCCTCCAGGCAGGGAAGTTTCTCAACTCCCTGAGGCTCCAGTCGGGCACAAGAGGCTGAGATAGGCTGGCATCCTACAGGAAAAGCCAGCTCATCTGTCACCTATAGGACCCGAACATCCGagcccagggctccatcctaggggGGCAGTTCTGACCTCAGTCCTCCACCTATAGAATAAGGGTGGCTCCTGGAAGCTTATAGATATTTTAGTGAAGGGATCACCTCCCACAGTGTCCAGGTCTTCTAAatggtttctttattctctccccGACCTGGCTCAGGTTATTACAAGAACAATGTGAAAGTGGCCATCAAGACCTTAAAGGAGGGAACCATGTCTCCGGAAGCCTTCCTGGCAGAGGCCAACATGATGAAAACTCTCCAGCATGAGAGGCTAGTTCGTCTCTATGCCGTGGTCACCAAGGAACCCATTTACATCGTGACCGAGTACATGGCCAGAGGTGGTGCCCTGCATGGGGCTGCATCGTcagacaggggtggggaggggcagggtcaaggCATGAGGAGCCCAGAAGGCTGAGGCTGATCTGCTGCAGTGGGTTTGCCAGTGAGCGGACCTCCGTGGGGGATCCCTGGGCCATGGGCCCCACCAATTAGCCAATATCCTACAGATCTAAGGTTTTCCGTGGGACtgaggggcaggaaggaaggatggtGGGAAAAATATGGGTCAGTGGTTCTTTCAGAGCTGTGTCCCCATTCAGACACACTTCAGGCAACATTTTTGGAGGGCACCTTCTATGCCCAGCACTGTCTGATGCTCACTAGGGAGGGCAGAGCACTGCCAAGAGTGCTCGACTGGGCATCCAGAGATGGTTCTGGTCCCAGTTATGACACTCACTAGCCATGGACTTCTGAAAACCATAAATGACATCATGGATGAAAAGAGAGATCAGGCCAGCTGGCCATGGAAGTCCACAGTGAAGCCAAGATCTCatggggcagtgggtgggggtcAGCCTGTGAGCTCCTTCCCACTCTTCCTGTGACCCTGATTGCCCAACACTTCTGTAGGATCCTAACCTGCCATGTTAACCTAACTCCTTAGAAATCATCCTCAAGGGGGCCCCACATTGAGCTGGGAATTCAATGCCTCCACCGCCCACCAGCCCCCCCTTAGGTGACCATCCCTCCCCGTTCTTAGATGTCACAGTGGAGCTGCATTTGTCCCCCGCACCAAACCCCAGGAGGCAGGGGTCTCCGTGCTGGCATTTTTTGCACCTTTGGTCCTCAGAGACAGAATCTCTGCCAACAAAGGGTGAAGGGGACAGGAAGACGCTGTAGGACATCATGCCAAGAACAGGCACTGATACAGAGTCGGGAGATCAGGTTCTGCTCCTGGCTTCCCGGCTGGGTGGCTCTGACCCTTGCAGAAACTGAACTTCCTCTGAGCAGCTGGGAGCACAGTGGCTGCCTCCTGGGATGCTCTGATGACCGAGACTAGAATTTCTGTAAAGCATAAAGCACTCTACTCTGCAGCTGTGGGTGGTTTTGTTCTCTGTGTACCGGAGATCTGACAGGGTGCCCCATGTTTCCTGACACCAGGTTGGGGGCAGCGCACACATGGGAGGGACCGGCACAGCCGGGGTTGGCTCATTTTGCACAAGAGCAGTTGCAACTTCTCTTTCCTTAGGATGCTTACTGGATTTCCTGAAGACAGATGAAGGTAGCAGATTGTCCCTCCCCAGACTGATCGACATGTCAGCCCAGGTTTGTGAGCTATCAACTATAACAAAGCCCAAGAGTAGTGATGACCAAGTGGACTCAGAACCCCACCCTCTCCTCTGTGCCTTGTGGCTTCATGAAACTGACTATTCAGAGGTTGTAGCCACTCAATTTAGGCTGGGCTGGGAAGGGCAGAAAACAGAGTAATAACGGTTTAAATTTGTAAATATCCAGAGGTGTTTTGTGTGGGGGCAAGTAAGTGGGTCTTTCCCCCAAAGACACAGGGACCCACATTTCTTCCATCTGCTCGGCACTTAGCATGTCATTTAAGCCTACCTTCTCCCTTctaacagctgagccactcaggcttcccACCTTCCTCCTTCTAGAGACATGTCCCTGAAGTCACCTACTATCCTTACTTTGACATTTCTTTCCTTGCCCCCAATCATGTCACCTGGCCACACCCAGGCTGCGAAGGAGGTTGGGAAATGCAGTCTTTATTCTGGGCCGTTGGGATGAAGTGAGGTGAGTCCAATTATTCCTGAAGAGAAGGAGAACGGATGGTGCGGGGAACCCGGAGAGTTCACCTGAATTCCATGTGACAGTGTAGGCAGGCGTGTCATGACCTCCTTTCTTCCTCAGATTATGCCCACAAATGCCTCTTCCAGCAGATGAATCACAGTCCAGGCTTCATGAGGTGAAGAGCAAAAGGGAGAGAAGGGGTCGTTCCTCCCCGGGGATGTTAGCTGAGGGTTCTAACTGGCAGGGAAACACACCTGATGgccctgagtgtgtgtgtctgctaAAACTGGAACTCTCAGCAGAAGAGCTCTGGTCTGTGGTCAGCCGGTGAGacccaaaaacacacacacatccgcCTCCAGAGAGGAaacctccccctcaccccacaccaccaccccatccccaccttgTCTGGTATTATCTGTTATTAGTATCAGTGCAGGAACTGATGTCACCATGCCCTTTTTCCACTAAGGTTAATGCACCTGGGTTTGGGTAGGGTGCTGAGTGGTCTCGGAAAATTAACACTGGTAACCAGCCTCAAACCACAAAATGGTGTTAAGAGTGGccaccccttctttctttctttctttgcctttctcaCTCTCCCCTGTCTCTTTCTCAGTTCCTGGGGAAATCTTGGGTCTTCCCAGGGGCAAAGGATATGAAAAGCCACCTGCATGTATACCTAGGGGTGGCCAAGAATCTAA
It encodes:
- the BLK gene encoding tyrosine-protein kinase Blk isoform X2, with product MGVVSSKKQVKEKSKARWSPVKVNTQSKDPPPLPPLVLFNHLAPAPPDTCPDQEEHFVVALYDYSSVNDRDLQMLKGEKLQILKEVGDWWLARSLITGREGYVPSNFVARVETLEVEKWFFRSISRKDAERQLLAPINKAGSFLIRESETNKEKGDGLCQRLTQPCVSLAPQNPWAQDEWEIPRQSLKLVRKLGSGQFGDVWMGYYKNNVKVAIKTLKEGTMSPEAFLAEANMMKTLQHERLVRLYAVVTKEPIYIVTEYMARGCLLDFLKTDEGSRLSLPRLIDMSAQIAEGMAYIEQMNSIHRDLRAANILVSETLCCKIADFGLARIIDSEYTAQEGAKFPIKWTAPEAIHFGVFTIKADVWSFGILLMEIVTYGRVPYPGMSNPEVIRSLERGYRMPRPDSCPPELYRGVIAECWRSRPEERPTFEFLQSVLEDFHTATEQQYELQP
- the BLK gene encoding tyrosine-protein kinase Blk isoform X1, translating into MGVVSSKKQVKEKSKARWSPVKVNTQSKDPPPLPPLVLFNHLAPAPPDTCPDQEEHFVVALYDYSSVNDRDLQMLKGEKLQILKEVGDWWLARSLITGREGYVPSNFVARVETLEVEKWFFRSISRKDAERQLLAPINKAGSFLIRESETNKGAFSLTVKDVTTQGEMIKHYKIRSLDEGGYYISPRITFPTLQALVQHYSQKGDGLCQRLTQPCVSLAPQNPWAQDEWEIPRQSLKLVRKLGSGQFGDVWMGYYKNNVKVAIKTLKEGTMSPEAFLAEANMMKTLQHERLVRLYAVVTKEPIYIVTEYMARGCLLDFLKTDEGSRLSLPRLIDMSAQIAEGMAYIEQMNSIHRDLRAANILVSETLCCKIADFGLARIIDSEYTAQEGAKFPIKWTAPEAIHFGVFTIKADVWSFGILLMEIVTYGRVPYPGMSNPEVIRSLERGYRMPRPDSCPPELYRGVIAECWRSRPEERPTFEFLQSVLEDFHTATEQQYELQP